The Coffea arabica cultivar ET-39 chromosome 2c, Coffea Arabica ET-39 HiFi, whole genome shotgun sequence genome includes the window AAAGTCCCCAGGCTATTGCAAACGTATTGGCTATTTGAGAGTCCCAAGTTGAGCCAAAGTTCCCAGGCTATTTGGAGTTGAGCCAAAGTTCCCAGGCTATTGCAAACGTATTGGCTATTTGAGAGTCCCAAGTTCTTATTTGATATTTGACTCTCAAATACCTTTATTGGaatgatttttctttaaaaaaaaaatcaaatgatGAAAACTTTCAATATTAAATGCCAAACGTCATGCTTGTCAGTGCATTAACCAtcaacaaataaaaatttataaacaTTAGGATGGATCAAGTGGTGAAGAAGTGAAGATTGAGATAATCGAATAATTACTGGTAAACTTGAGGCGATTTACATGCATGCAAGAGAATCGAAATCCAGCAAGAAATTTGTTGTATTATTCACCTTGTGGGAATGCATATGCAATTGTTTTAGAAATTTGTCTTGTCCAAATAATCTATTTATGGGAACAAAAAAGCTAATTTTTGGACTTTGATTTACAAATAGAAAGGGCAAATATGTAAAGTTGTGTTAtcataaaatcctttctttccatatctctccaactctcaaataagagaaagagatttcttttcttttctttcattaaaCTCCCAAACGAAATATGCATCTTTTcccttctcttcctttctttcctaagctatcttttcttttcttttctcttccttcaTAAACTCCCGAAATGTTGGGGAAGCCAATATTGAGTATCTGAATTTGCAATTCATTTTCAGTAAATAGGAACTTGATCACGTTTTCAGCTATAAAAAGACCCCCCGGGCTAGCGATTTTAAAGTAATAAAGGAACTCGTGCCAAGGCTGcgcgtttgtgatctgtaaaccCCATTTCTCTCACCTGGCGTGATGGCCTAAAACCTCTTACAAGTTTCAACTCCAGTCTCGCTTCTCGTGGTGGATATGGCCTAAAACCCAACCCACGTTTCAACTGATGAACTGAGAGTTTCTTCATTAGAACAAAGCAATGGCGAGCCCAGAAGAACCCAAGCTCCAATATTTCCTCCAGTGGCTCCAGGTCCCTAATAAAACCTGGAATATTCTCTATTTTAATGTTTCTGTTCATGAGAATCCCCGATTGTATATCATTTATTGAttgatttatttgataattcaaaGTAAAAGTGTGATTTTTAGGTGAATGGTGCGCAGCTACGTGGCTGCAATATCAAATACTGTGATTCCACTAAAGGGTTCGGAATTTTTTCTGCAGACAATGTTTCTGATggtatttttctgttttctttgtaTGCTGATTTTCCTTTAGGCTTAAACTATGTACTTTAGTGTGTCACAAAAGTTCAAAATGATTGGTTTAATTGCTCATGGCCGTAGACAAAtctgagaaaaagaaaggaagttaAGTGAATAAGCATAAAGTTTGTAACTTGAGACCCTATAGAACATATACACCGATTTCAAGTTGATGGGAGTTGGAAAGTTGTCATTTTTTTGGTTATCACGGACTCAACTATCTACCAATATGACTAGTGTTATGATTCAGATGATATCTTGGTCTTGCTGAAAATGAACCTAGTAATAACTTCAAACCActttcaattttcttgttttaatttttttttaaaaaaatatcagGCGATAGGCTTTTCATGTGTACCATTTCTTGTTGTGGATGGATCTAGGAATTTTATTGGTGGTTCCACTAAATTTAGCAATAACTCCAACGAGGGTACTACAAGATCCATTGTTTGGACCTGAATGTAGAGCAATGTGTGATGAAGAAGCGGTGGATGACAGGTTCCTGGTTATCTTGTTTCTAACTGTGGAACGTCTGCGGAGGAACTCTTCTTGGAAGCCGTATGTACAGCCTTTTCTGGAGATTAAATGACTTTTAGAATGACATTGAAGTGATCATTTGTCTTATTCTGTCAGGTATTTTGATTTGCTTCCGACCACATTCACGAGTTCCCTCTGGTTTTCTGATGAAGAGCTTTTAGAGCTGAAGGGGACACCGTTGTATCAAGCAACTGAGTTGCAGGTATAGGGTCCATGATATACATATGCAAGCATTTTCCATTGCATCCTGATTTCTTGTCAGAAAATAGGTGACTTTTTGCGTTCCTACAATAAACTCCATGGTGGAAGTTCTGATTTACTTTTGATCTACTTGATTGCATTTCTTCATTACTGATTGAATTGAATGGAGATGTAGCTTCTAGATGATTATTTCTCTAGTTACCTACTTCCCATACATGATTGGTTGCTTTCTCATAGTTTCCGTAATCATGCCTTACTaaagacagatttgtcttgcAGAAGAAGAATTTGCAGTCACTGTTTCATGAGAAAGTAAAGAACTTGGCTGAGAAGCTTTTGACTGCTGACGGCTACCCAGAAAGGTATATGTGAAGTTGTCAAATCAGTTCATATTGCATTCCAGAAAGAAAGATGAGATCCTTAAAATGAGTTTGTCCTCATTTTAGAAAAAGCAAATATCTCTAATTGCCTGTTTTATCATGTATTTGGATGGTGCTCTGAtgtttaaattgcactattGTGAAGTTTAAATGATCATTTTGTTCTGTAGAGAACCATAACTTTCCACAGAGGATATTCACTTAATGCTGTGGCTATATTGAGCTCTTTTCCGGAGTCTGTTGTATTGGAGAAATTATGGTAGAGTTCTTTTATCCAATAGTCATGACTGTTGTCTTATCACTTCTCTATAAAACCAGTGAATTTGGTATCTATAGAATTGCTATAGGTCTTAGAAATTCTGTTTCTCAACCAAAAGATGGACAAGATGAATTTGGAAAAGGACAATTGCATTGTAGAAATAGGAACAGTAGCTCCTGAAGAGAAGGTTTTCCTGCTCAATTATTTGTAATCATATTCAAAGAAAGGAAGCCGGTCAAAAATATGTTCCTCCATGCTCCTATATGCTTTGCCTGACCGAAGAAACTACCAGGGTATGAAGGTGTGTTAGTGTATTTTCAAGTGCAGATAGTAACCTAAAATTGAAGCTGTATTGTGCTTTACTCTTCAGATACGAATGTCGTATGAAACAGTGCATTGAAAACCATATTGCTCCAATATATTGCATATTTGGAGAAATTATATGACTTGATTAATAGGAATTCTCATCTCAGCTTTTGGCATTCAGAGATTCTTTGTTTTATTATTCCCTTGCTAGCATGCCTGTATCAGTTCTCCAGGTTGAGCTGCATCTATGTGGGTCAGGTCTGGTTGTAGGGTTGTTGAAAAGCCAAAGTCTTTTTGGTAGTTCGAGCTTGATTCAACCTCAGACCTCAACGAACTCGAATAACAATTAAGATTTGATTAGGCTATTCTTTTAGTGGTTGAACTTATGAAAGTCAGCTTGATAAGGCAACTTTTTGTCATGTTATATATAATACGTATTAAGTTTTAGATGCAGTATGTAATAGGTATTACTGATATATAAGATTCACCgaaaaaattaaactaaaaataaaagatCAATCCTTGAAATATGAGCTTGAACATATCGAACATAGTATCAAATgagactcaagctcaagtttgagCTCGTATTGagctcaaattcaaaattgagcTTCAGCCCAAAACTTTATGGAAGGATGCTAGACTGTCCTAAGTTAAGTGAAAATGTTGACTAAATCTTAGGACTTTGTCATGTTTGTTTTGTAGATACCTCCATTTGGAAGTTTTAGCCCAGAACTCTGGCAATATTACACATTACAACTTTATGCTAGACTTTGTGATTTCTCACTATTGATTTGGTATTGAGTTACCAGGGTAATTGATTTTGACAACTGTGTGAGCATCATGTAATCGTAGGTTATGTAACCTACAAAACTTTCTAGTAGAAATATTAAATTGGTTCCATTGTTGTCAACAATTCTAACATGATCCCTATTGCTTTTGGCAGTGAGGTGACATTTGATGACTTCCTTTGGTATGGTACTTTCCAAGGATGGGTGTTTGCTCTTGTGATATTCCTTGTGTGGACTCTATACTCATTTAATGGGAATGCTGACTTTGCAAGTGGGACAATCTCATAGGGCAAATTCTGTCTTCTGgactcgagctcaaaatattcCTCTTCCCCAGTCCTATGTATCTCCAGAAGCTGAGGAAAAACAAGACGACGCCATCTCAAGTAGCAGCAGAGAGGATGAGCCATCTACCAATTATATTTTAAGTGAGTAGTTGATTAATTGAAAATTGATATCAATTGCTTTTGTcttcttttgtattgttttcCCCCTCAGAAGTGAACTTTATTGATTAAATATTTGTGCCTTTTTCAACATATTTGTACTGTAAATTTCTGGATTCACTAAAAATAGCCTCTGATCTCAGAACCCGAAAAAAGTGGGGCTGATAGTGAAGTTGATGGAGTTGTATCTACCAAACAACTAGGAGAGACAACTTGGGTTGAAGGTCTTGTCCCAGGCATAGATTTCTGTAACCACGGTAATATGATATGTATTGATATAAATATAGTATATTaatgtatttatttttcatgaaaaattgcCATGCATCAAGTATGTAAAATTGTTGGCAAATAATTaacatttcaaattttaattagtAACATGGAGCAAATGCTTATGTCTTTTATCGTATGGCAAGCTTCATGTATTTCAAATTGGATTTTGAGGATTTTACTTGCACGCATCCCTTTTTATTGGTACTCCTGCTGTTTAGATTTGAAGGCCctagcaacatgggaagttgatgTAACAGGATTAGAGACTGGAATTCCTTTCTCCATGTACCTTCTTTCTGGTAGCATCCTTCACCCTATGTCCAGCACTGCTTCTGGGATCTTTAGATTAAGTTTTTAATATCTTTGACCAGTGAGGTGCTTGTCTTTTTTTATTTGAGTAGCTAGACAGAATTCTTTCCAGAGGGAGACAGAGATATCCATCAGCTATGGAAACAAAGGAAATGAGGTATTTTGTGTTTTTTGCAAAAATTGGGCTACATTAGTTTTCATTATCTGTGCCCTGATGAAATAGCAGAACAGGTGGTACTGTTAATAGTTTAAAGAACCTGCTTTCAACAGTGCCTTAAGAATTATATATGAAACTGAAGTCACTTTAATTTTTTCTCTTTATCATGATTGCATGGGCATATCCCTCTATGCTTGATGGAGCTCTAGAAGAGAGCAGTGTTTATGGTTTTGCTACTCGTTTTGCTATTCTTGTTAGGAATGATAAGCACTACCcatctttttgtttaatttggAATCCTCTAATTGTTGTCAAACACTGTTCAATTCTACTTTCTGCTCAAGTTAGCTCTGTCTGGTGCTACACTACTACCATCACATCACCTGAAAGCTCCAACTGCCTCCTCcaattatataaaattaatcATTTATACTTCCTACGCTGATTCATGGCATCCTAGGAACAATCTATGTGTGCTGGctcaaaattttggctaatgACTTGAAAACCGGTCATCTTCTCATTGACCTTGTTTTGACATACATCTCAAAAAGTGATGATACTTTTAATCCCTGGTTATTTGACAAGCTATGAATGACAAGAATAGATTGATCAACTGTTAATCACCATGTGTTTGACAAATGGTGTTCTCATGGTTGGATGCTTAACTAAAACAGTAGCTTGAGCAGCTTAAGCCTCTTATATTCGGTCTCTATTATTTTTAATGAGTTCAACTTTGTTGCAGGAGCTGCTCTATCTGTATGGATTTGTCACAAGGGATAACCCAGATGACTATCTAATGGTAATTATGAAAAAATTTACTCGTGTATGTTTTCTGCTGTCTAAATTTTGATGAGATGATTAATTTTGAAACGCTGCCAAGAGAAGGCATTGATTTGTGATTCTGTTCCAAGAGGGTACAATATATAATCTACATATAATTAATATATCTTGCTAAAACAGATTAATTATCCTGTGGAGGCTATTCAGGATGTTACTTTTTCTGAGCAAAAAGCGCAGCTTCTCGAAGCGCAGGTCAGCTATTTGCCTGGGTACCTTAAATTTGCTTagaattttttattcatattcaCGAGTAAGTGCACATAATCCACATATTCTCATTTCTACGCGGTTTTATATGTGTTAATATGTGTTTTTGATAAATTTATATCTCATTCAACAGAAAGCTGAGTGGAGATGTCTTTTACCTAGAAGTTTGTTAAACCATGGTTTTTTCCCTCCACATACTCCACAAGGAGAAAACAATGAGAAGCACTTGAGAAGTCAGGTTTGTAGCCATAGTTGGAGTGGTCAGCGCAAGTCACCATCTTATGTCAATACACTTGTATTTCCAGAGGATTTCTTGACTGCCTTGAGAacaatagccatgaaggaaaATGAGCTTTACCAGGTCATATCTTTGCTTGAGGAGGTTTGTTTTGTCCAGTCCTTGTCAATAATTGAAATTATTCATCTTGGATTAGTGGTTCCATACTTTTATCAGGCAAAGTACAATTTCGTCGATTGGAACCAGGGATATAAAGCTACATGTCATGCAATGTGAGATCAGTGCTAGATTGAATTGTCTGGATGGATTCTTAAGCAATATTATGCTCTGTGTAATTTCTTAAGCTATGATCCCCATGTATGTTCCTGAACGTGAGAAATGAGTACTGCCAAGTTCTCCTGAGAATTGGTTGTAGTTATTGTCAGGCACCTTGTTTGCAGAAATCCAATGTCCAGAGACAATATAGAAGCTACAGCAGTAACATGTCTTAAAAGGAACTATGCAAATGCTTATATGCTCATCGTAActctaaagaaaagaaaatttaaaattttcttttgtataTGTTAATTGAAATTGTTCATTTAGAACAATGTATTGATTAGAAGCTTACGACCTTTACCTTTCCCTTCAGGATATTGGGAAGGCTGAACTTAACTTGAAATTGTACAGATAGCCAGTAATTAAGTGGAGTTTGTTTTCCGGATATTGGGTTGTTTCTCTTTCTATCTGTGGTGATCTTGAGacttttatatatatgtaagctTCTCAAATAGGGATATGATGAACAATTTTTTGGGCTATATGCTTGTTGGACCTTATTAACCCTacttgacatgtaattatttctcttatttttggtAGCTTGTTGGAGCAGAAGGGGAAAGACAACCATCTGACACAGAAGTTCGAGCTGCAATATGGGAGGCTTGTGGGGATTCTGGAGCGATGCAACTGCTTGTTGATCTTCTGAACATGAAGTAATTTCTGTAACTTGCTGGATATGATTCCATCAATAGCATTACCAGTTTTCCATGCTACAGCAAAAATTGATTAGAGAAGAATTTTGTCTATGATTTCTTTACTTTTGCCTTGCTGTTGCTTGAAATTTCCTGGACCTTAACTATTactttgaataattttttttttgtatggtgAAGGTTGATGGATCTTGAAGAGGGTTCTGGGACTGAAGATAGTGACACTGAGTTATTAGAGAAGTCTCACTTTGCTGAAGTTCCTGAGGACTGCATAAGGTATCATGTAAAGTGTGTTCAGACTTGGGACTTGATTATAAGATGAGAGTGAACGCTGCAGTTTGTCTTGCTTGAGCATGCAATTAAATGATGAAAGACAATTATGCCCTTAGCCTGCTGATTTTTCCAACCTATAAACGGCATCTTAAGTTTGTTAACCCATTAAATCACGTGTTTGGTCAATGCTCTTCCTATTACATGAAAAATGTCTCAGTATTAAAAGTAGTGAGACCTTTTCAGTGATTCCCCCAGAACAAAGTGGTTTCCACAGGGTCCGATGTTGCTTCATGCGTGACTGATAGCAGCATATAAGAAAGAATTAGGGAGAATATATTTGGAGAACCCTTTTTCCGAGAACCTGGCATTTTACTTTTCAACTCTACAAGTATTCAGAACCTGAATGTTGATGTCCCAGAGATACAACTAGCTCATCAAAAAGAACCTGCTGTGTTGATATGGTTGTTGAAATGACATGAATGTTGAAAATGTGCGAGCATTAGATTAAGTTGCTATTTTTCCTACCTATTTAGCTGTTGGTGAAGTCTTGCTATGTCAAAGGATGTCAAGAAACCATTAGCTGCAAGGAATACTTGGCTAGTCCTCCTGTTGTAGCGCACCTGTACTGCTTGCTATACGGTACTAGCATCTGGTTTTGTGCTACTGCTCGGACGAATGTTTGCCTCAACTTTCCAAACCAGTCAGCATGCTTTTCTAGATTATTGATTCTAGAGCTAATGTCTTCGTTTCATTTTGCTGCAGGATTGAGAAGAATGGTTCCGAGCTGCTAAGCAGGAATAGGTGGTGTGGCATAGTGTACAGGCGAGGGCAGAAGCAACTCACCCGCCTTTTTCTCAAGGAAGCAGAACAAGCTTTGCATCTAGCGCTTAGTGAGGGGAACTagtaaaagtttctttttttttttctctccctctctcttttttgaATGACAGTAGCAAGATATTCACAAAATGCATGTATGTCTAGTTTCAACAAATGCAGTGACATCCCTTCCATTTACATGATTTGCTTATCTACATTGTGTCTTCTCCTTACCCTCTCTCTTTTAAACAAAACATCATTATAGGACAGATAGAGGGGAGAAAGATTTcaacccaaaatttttaatttctgAGATTTAAATCTTAATCATTATACAAGATCTCCTCAGCTCAACACTACTAAGTTGCAAACAGGACCTGTTTTCTGTTTGCTATCGCCCTATTGCCCCTTTAAGACCAAGAGCTCTTCCAGAGTGAAGACTGTAATCAAATCCACCTATGTGCTCTTCTTGTCCCAGACCCAGTCTCTCTTGGAATCCTGGAGCAATCCAATCCACCTATGTAACGGAGTCGATCCACCAAGGTGGTTTTGAGCAGCGGTGTAGGATCAGGTTCCAAAGATAGCAAGTCTTTTCTTACGAAAGAAagtctttttcaaaaattctatataaattttatatgaaGCCGAGATAGTTACCTTTCAGAAAATTATGACGATAGAAAAACTTTAGCCCGCTGAAGGTGGGAAAAAGgacaaaactaaataaaacgGATTGGATTATGAGTCCGAATCTACGAGTATACGGTGTAACTTTTCTTGACTGGAAAGGATAAAAAGACTAATCGCAATCAAATGGGAAGAGAAAGAAGGGAAATTCAAGCATTGAAAAAAGTTTGCCAGAATAACATGCCATGTGCTGTGCGTTGATTTCAAGATCAATCCTAATTCCTAACAACACGAACAGGTATGGCATAATGGCAGTTTGTGAAAAGTGGGTCAATTTCTTCATCTGCTTCTTAGCATCAAAGTTTCCCCTGCAGcttcattggcacttttcttcTGCCTCAACAAATTGGAACTGCGACTCTTGGACTACTCTGCTCCATGCACAAGACAACACTCTTTTACACAGGGAATCACGTTGGACATTTTTGCGTTCATTTGTTTTGCCAAAGACAATAAGGGCCAAGTTGCAGGTAAAATCAACCATTCATTTCTAATTTCCTGCACCATTCTAAATCTAGTGCGTTGAAAGTTGCAAACtggtggaagaagaaaaaaaatatatagacaCTATAGTGGACTTTAATATAGATTAAGGGTGCGTCTGATAAAATTCAGacctaaaaactaaaatttgaaatgcTAAATTATTAAACACCAATATATTTGActatatatcacattaagtgataagtaaattacttatcacttattttttggaatAAGTTTTGGTTAAATGATTTAGCGTCACTCAATCAATTCAGATATGTTGGTGATATTTTCAAAACAATAACGTTCTTGCTTGAGTATACTTTTCTCAAGATTACACTCAATTAGTCAATTCCATATattcttcttgattttattttagTCAAAGTAAGGTAGGCACGCGAGATCTGCTGCGGAGTATATCCTTGGTATTTTGAGAATTGAGGGATAAtacatattat containing:
- the LOC113727988 gene encoding uncharacterized protein isoform X1; protein product: MASPEEPKLQYFLQWLQVNGAQLRGCNIKYCDSTKGFGIFSADNVSDGILLVVPLNLAITPTRVLQDPLFGPECRAMCDEEAVDDRFLVILFLTVERLRRNSSWKPYFDLLPTTFTSSLWFSDEELLELKGTPLYQATELQKKNLQSLFHEKVKNLAEKLLTADGYPESEVTFDDFLWANSVFWTRAQNIPLPQSYVSPEAEEKQDDAISSSSREDEPSTNYILKPEKSGADSEVDGVVSTKQLGETTWVEGLVPGIDFCNHDLKALATWEVDVTGLETGIPFSMYLLSARQNSFQRETEISISYGNKGNEELLYLYGFVTRDNPDDYLMINYPVEAIQDVTFSEQKAQLLEAQKAEWRCLLPRSLLNHGFFPPHTPQGENNEKHLRSQVCSHSWSGQRKSPSYVNTLVFPEDFLTALRTIAMKENELYQVISLLEELVGAEGERQPSDTEVRAAIWEACGDSGAMQLLVDLLNMKLMDLEEGSGTEDSDTELLEKSHFAEVPEDCIRIEKNGSELLSRNRWCGIVYRRGQKQLTRLFLKEAEQALHLALSEGN
- the LOC113727988 gene encoding ribosomal lysine N-methyltransferase set10-like isoform X3; translated protein: MASPEEPKLQYFLQWLQVNGAQLRGCNIKYCDSTKGFGIFSADNVSDGILLVVPLNLAITPTRVLQDPLFGPECRAMCDEEAVDDRFLVILFLTVERLRRNSSWKPYFDLLPTTFTSSLWFSDEELLELKGTPLYQATELQKKNLQSLFHEKVKNLAEKLLTADGYPESEVTFDDFLWANSVFWTRAQNIPLPQSYVSPEAEEKQDDAISSSSREDEPSTNYILKPEKSGADSEVDGVVSTKQLGETTWVEGLVPGIDFCNHDLKALATWEVDVTGLETGIPFSMYLLSARQNSFQRETEISISYGNKGNEELLYLYGFVTRDNPDDYLMINYPVEAIQDVTFSEQKAQLLEAQKAEWRCLLPRSLLNHGFFPPHTPQGENNEKHLRSQVCSHSWSGQRKSPSYVNTLVFPEDFLTALRTIAMKENELYQAKYNFVDWNQGYKATCHAM
- the LOC113727988 gene encoding ribosomal lysine N-methyltransferase set10-like isoform X2, with product MASPEEPKLQYFLQWLQVNGAQLRGCNIKYCDSTKGFGIFSADNVSDGILLVVPLNLAITPTRVLQDPLFGPECRAMCDEEAVDDRFLVILFLTVERLRRNSSWKPYFDLLPTTFTSSLWFSDEELLELKGTPLYQATELQKKNLQSLFHEKVKNLAEKLLTADGYPESEVTFDDFLWANSVFWTRAQNIPLPQSYVSPEAEEKQDDAISSSSREDEPSTNYILKPEKSGADSEVDGVVSTKQLGETTWVEGLVPGIDFCNHDLKALATWEVDVTGLETGIPFSMYLLSARQNSFQRETEISISYGNKGNEELLYLYGFVTRDNPDDYLMINYPVEAIQDVTFSEQKAQLLEAQKAEWRCLLPRSLLNHGFFPPHTPQGENNEKHLRSQVCSHSWSGQRKSPSYVNTLVFPEDFLTALRTIAMKENELYQLVGAEGERQPSDTEVRAAIWEACGDSGAMQLLVDLLNMKLMDLEEGSGTEDSDTELLEKSHFAEVPEDCIRIEKNGSELLSRNRWCGIVYRRGQKQLTRLFLKEAEQALHLALSEGN